A genome region from Panicum virgatum strain AP13 chromosome 4K, P.virgatum_v5, whole genome shotgun sequence includes the following:
- the LOC120703075 gene encoding GDSL esterase/lipase At1g74460-like, with protein MATMARERRAPLAAALLAVALLLGLCRGDVVQFIFGDSLSDVGNNNYLTKSLARAATPWYGIDFGRGMPNGRFCNGRTVADIVGDKMGLPRPPAFLDPSLDADTIFKNGVNYASGGGGILNETSSLFIQRFSLYKQIELFQGTQAFMREKMGAAAADKFFGEGYYVVAMGANDFINNYLLPVYSDSWTYSGDTFVKYMVDTLEAQLRLLHALGARRLTFFGLGPMGCIPLQRYLTSSGGCQESTNKLARGFNARAAALMARLSSSLPNATFRFGDAYDYFQDIIDRPYMHGFNNSRAPCCTLGRIRPTLTCTPLSTLCKDRSQYVFWDEYHPTDRANELIALETLRKLNITVVANATSS; from the exons ATGGCAACAATGGCTCGCGAGAGGAGGGCGCCGCTTGCCGCGGCCCTGCTGGCCGTGGCGCTGCTCCTGGGTCTGTGCCGCGGCGACGTGGTGCAGTTCATCTTCGGCGACTCCCTGTCGGACGTGGGCAACAACAACTACCTGACCAAGAGCCTGGCCCGCGCTGCGACGCCGTGGTACGGCATCGACTTCGGGCGCGGCATGCCCAACGGCCGGTTCTGCAACGGCCGCACCGTCGCCGACATCGTCGGCGACAAGATGGGCctgccgcgcccgccggcgttCCTCGACCCCTCGCTCGACGCCGACACCATCTTCAAGAACGGCGTCAACTacgcctccggcggcggcggcatcctcAACGAGACGTCGTCCCTCTTT ATCCAGAGGTTCTCGCTGTACAAGCAGATCGAGCTGTTCCAGGGCACGCAGGCGTTCATGCGGGAGAagatgggggcggcggcggcggacaagTTCTTCGGCGAGGGCTACTACGTGGTGGCCATGGGCGCCAACGACTTCATCAACAACTACCTCCTCCCCGTCTACTCCGACTCGTGGACCTACAGCGGCGACACCTTCGTCAAGTACATGGTGGACACCCTGGAGGCGCAGCTGCGGCTGCTCCACGCGCTGGGCGCCCGGCGGCTGACCTTCTTCGGGCTCGGCCCCATGGGCTGCATCCCGCTGCAGCGCTACCTGACCTCCTCCGGCGGGTGCCAGGAGTCCACGAACAAGCTGGCGCGGGGCTTCaacgcgcgggcggcggcgctcatggCGCGgctgtcgtcgtcgctgccgaacGCGACGTTCCGGTTCGGCGACGCGTACGACTACTTCCAGGACATCATCGACCGGCCGTACATGCACGGGTTCAACAACTCGCGGGCGCCGTGCTGCACGCTGGGGCGGATCCGCCCCACGCTCACCTGCACGCCGCTCTCCACGCTGTGCAAGGACCGGAGCCAGTACGTGTTCTGGGACGAGTACCACCCCACGGACAGGGCCAACGAGCTCATCGCGCTCGAGACGCTCAGGAAGCTCAACATCACCGTCGTCGCCAACGCCACGTCCAGTTAG